The sequence below is a genomic window from Dermochelys coriacea isolate rDerCor1 chromosome 17, rDerCor1.pri.v4, whole genome shotgun sequence.
TCTGGGAGCCGCTCACCAACGCTCGCGTGACACGGGACGGTTGCCTGTTAGCCTGGTGCCTGCACCAgtgggcagggttgggggggcagtacagccatgccagaggagATGCCCAGGCTGGGTGCTGGCTCCTGCGAGCAGCAGCCCAACATGCTGCTGGCTTCACGGCTGCAGCtcctggtagagccctgcagcgcCGCAGATCTCCGCTTTGTATAGGTATATAcattttgtatctgcgcagggctctactcaagaggtcatctagtccaccccctcgTGCTGAGGCAACATTACTATACCCGGCCATGCCTGACCAATGTTTGtctcacctgctcttaaaacctctaaggatggggcttccacaacttccctgtTTTGGTATTTAACTATCCTTAGGGTTAGGTTTTCTCTCCATTTAACCTACCTCTCCCTTGCTGGAAATTCAGCCCATTATCCCTTGTCCTATGAGGCATTATTGTGAGCCATGTCACCTGATGAGGCCCCCTTCCCAGATCCCATCCCCCTCAATACACTGGGCCTTGGCTGCAGCATCCCCCCCAATGCACAGAGCCTGCAGACCTCAATGCACAGAACTCAATGCACAGAGCCTGCAGCATGTgtccgccccgcccccctcgcCTCACCCACAGCCAGCCAATCCCAGAGCCGCACTATCCCCGCAGCCAATCAGCGGCCCCCAGGCTGAGCCCGCCCCGCGGCACCACTCATGAATATTCATAAGGTCTCATGAATACGCAAAGAGCGCGGCGGATGGGGGCAGCCCAGCTCGGTCCCGCATTGGCGGGCAGAACAGCGGCGGGGGCGCGATTGAATTGCGATGCGGGAGGGCGCAGACAGAGCCGCCTGCATGTCCGCTCAGCCAGCGGTTCCTCGGGCCGTGGCTGCCGCCGCAGGAACCGAGCTCACCCACCCGGGCAAGGCGATCCTGGCCGGTAAggagcctccccggccaggccCGCGTGGAGAGTGAGGAGGAGCCGGAGCCGCTTCCCGCCCGCCCCACAAGGATAGGGCCGCGAGGGCGGGGGAATTCAGACTCCCTGAGCGCCCGCCCGCACCGCACCTCCACTGCCACGGGCGCCGGGAGTGTCGCCGTGTGTGTCGCCCGCCCCGGCCGCGGCTTTCCCGGGGCCcagctgtgggggcggggctgggggcggtgATGCGGGGGGTGGGTGGGCGTGGCAGCGCGCGCTGGTGGGAGGGGGCGGTGATGCGGGGGGTGGGTGGGCGTGGCAGCGGGCGCTGGTGGGAGGGGCGGCTGCGAGGGGCGGGAGTGCTCGGCTTCAGTGGGGCTGTTGGTGTGTGGGAGGCCAAGGGGGGCTGGGCGAGGGAGGGCCTAGTGTCAGTGGGGCTGGGCGAGGGAGGGCctgttggaggtggggggggacaggTCTCAGTGGGGCTGGGCGAGGGAGGGCctgttggaggtggggggggacaggTCTCAGTGGGGCTGGGCGAGGGAGGGCctgttggaggtggggggggacaggTCTCAGTGGGGCTGGGCGAGGGAGGGCctgttggaggtgggggggacaggTCTCAGTGGGGCTGGGCGAGGGAGGGCctgttggaggtgggagggggacaggTCTCAGTGGGGCTGGGCGAGGGGGGGCctgttggaggtgggagggggacaggTCTCAGTGGGGCTGGGCGAGGGGGGGCctgttggaggtgggagggggacaggtctcagtggggctgggtgagggggggcctgttggaggtgggggggacaggTCTCAGTGGGGCTGGAGTGGTTTGGTTGGAGGTGAAAGGGGGTTTCGGCTGGATCATGACAGCTGTAATTTACCCTGTACTGGGACAGTCATGGAAGATGTCACTGCTGTTGCCCCTAGCTCCTTGATGCTCTAGCCTCACCCCAAAGACGGTGGTGCTGACCTGGCTGCTGAGTCTCACTTCTTTTTGTGTTCATTTCCTTTAATGACATAGAGTGAGCTTCCCCCCAAGGGGTAGGGAATGGTTGCAAGGAGGGGGCTGTGCTGTGCAGAGAGATTTTTGGGGTGTGTGGAGCCATATGAGTTTCCTTCATCCTCCCTTCTGCAAGAAGTTGTCAGTCCCTGGGACTGaaggccagactttcaaaaacTCACATTTAGGGACCCAAGTAAGGGCtgtattctccactgctttgcaccttgttTAATCACTCGTGCATATTCAAAGTGCATGTAAAACTCTACTGTTTTGCTTTAGTGGAGTTTTTACAGCTATtttgcactggggtaaatgaTTGCATAAgttcaaggcagtggagaatcaagtgttaaaaaaaaacaacaaaaaaaacaaaactgatttgcAGTCATATCCATCACTTGAAAGCTGGAAACACACATCCTCGAAGTACAGTGAAATATTATGACTTGGAGGGGTTTCTGGATTAATGTAATGGGGGTAAAAATGGTAAGTTAGCTTAAAAATCAGGACTGATCTCTTCAAAAGCATGGTTAGCACGTGTGCTATATAAGGACTAGGTGCCTGATACTTTTAGCATTAAAGTCAACTGGAATCCttcctttaacttcagtgggagaaggatgAGGCTGTATGGAGATCCTGAAAAGTGATTTCTCATTCCAGTGAGGGCTTCTAAAAGGTTATTTTGAAATAAGCAGAAACCTGAGATGAAATATTCTTTGGTTAATTGTTGCTGAGTAATATATTACTCTAAGAAGGATTCTGTGGGTGAAGAGAGAAAGGGGACCTCTTAAAGTTTTTATAGATATGGTCCCAAGAATAATAAAACCTTCAACTGGATATTAGGAAGAGTCAACGGGGGGGAACGAGATTTCCAAAAATGGGTATCTAAAATATTGGGCTGGATTTTCACAaatgctgagtacccacaactccagctgaagtctaAAGTGAAAAtcacctgatccaactcccactaaaatcaagatgtgtGGCTGTTGGATTTGTATTAGTGTGTCTATTGGTTTTTATGTCATGTTTATTGGTTTGTTTAATgatctgtgtgtatatgtgatCTGGGTGTTAAGCTAAAATTATACCACCATCCTTGTGATTTCCATAGTTAATATTTTAGTCATTTTGATCTTTAATGGAATCTCTCCTCTCTAACTGCACTTAATCTTCACTATAAGTAACCAAGCTTTTTGTTTTTGGATTGTTGGTGTATTGCATGTGTAATTTAGGAATTATTTCTCATTGTCTCAGTGGAATTCTTTGATCCTCTTCCCTTTTGTCTTGGCTGCTTGGTTTGTAATAGTTACGGGCTGAGCCAGTAATTTTTTCTGGGTGTCTTCTGGTTTTGAAATGTTTCTGCTGTGTTGCTGTACTTTATTGCATTGTTGCCAAAACTGTTAATAGGATAATTTGCAATGTTGATTGGCACAGTGCAGTATGGCACAATTTGTGTGTTGCTTACTTTTTGTTTCTATAAAATAACAGCataacatttcaatctctctgttctGTGCAGGTGGCATTGCTGGAGGTATTGAAGTCTGTATCACCTTTCCCACAGAATATGTAAAAACACAGTTACAATTGGATGAAAGAGCAAATCCCCCTCGTTATAGAAGCATTGGTAAGAGGATAACTCACATTTGTGTGcatttaaaatatcaaacaaaGTTTCTAGTAGACTATTAGCCTGGCAGGCAAAGCTGTGTGATTCATTTGTAAAGTAAAAGTTGGAAATTGTCTTGCAGGTCACTGTGTGAGGCTAACCATTCAGGAGCATGGTGTCAAGGGTCTGTACAGGGGCCTAAGTTCTTTGTTGTATGGCTCTATTCCAAAATCTGCTGTCAGGTAAGATGATCTCTATTAttcataaatataataaaaatgtcagATTTGTGGAAGGACTTCATTGATGggtttttatcaattttatagCGTGatttttcatctatagatctcgGTGCTAAATGAGACTGGtttttgctttctgctttttttttttttccttcatcttaTTTGTAACTATATCATTTTCCaccattgccccctccccccatttctaaAGGACTGTGGTGTGCTCAGTACTGTTCTCTTGAGCTCCATCCATATCTTACTTGCCTTGCACTGTTGGTCTTGAAAAATAATGTTCTGTATTGAAACTTTAAGCAGATTTTTAGGCCATGCAAACATCtttggggggcgagggggaagaCACAACTTCAGTTTGACTGTTACACAATTCGAAAGGGGAATATAGTGTGGTATGCACTGGATTAAACATTCCAGGGTCAGATAGTGATCGCTGCAAAATGTCAACTTCATTATCTTATTGAATGCTGCTGGTAAGAATAAGATGACATTTTTTACTTGTGATATTGTTTCATTCTGTATTTCTGTTTGCATTTCTTAGCTGGTGCTTTACTGAGCTTTATCATTTGAAAAAGGCTTTTATGATAGCACACAGTCTCCTTTTGACTTGTTTGTCATAGTTATTACTTCAGTAATATTAAGGGAAACACACCAAATCACACAGGGTAAGATTGAGGAAATCTGTGGTGGAGAAAACAAAAGTCTTCTGTTCCTTGCAGATTTGGAATGTTTGAGTTCCTCAGCAATATTGCAAAGGATTCAAATGGGAAATTAGACAACAAAAGGAGTTTACTTTGTGGCCTTGGAGCTGGTGTTGCAGAAGCTGTCCTAGTAGTCTGTCCAATGGAAACTGTAAAGGTGGGCAGAATGTTAATATTCATAGGCTATAACATCTACTTCTTGGAAACTTCTTTCTGTCAGCTAAAAAAGTCTATCGCTCTTTCctcattgtgtttttaaaatggcctGCCACATTTTAGCTTGTACTATTTTCATCTGTTTTAGGGCAACTAGACCAGAGTATTATCACTTTACTGTGCAAACTTACATAGttatgaaatttttttgtttaaaaggcaGGGGAGGGTTTTTTCCATGAATCGTGAAGTTGGCAGTATTGCAAAACCTAATAAAATGGCCCTTATTCATATTAAATGATGGACTAGAGGATAATAGTCATCAGACAATGTTGTGcttaaagtttgttttaaattgttacAGGTGAAGTTCATTCATGATCAGTCCTCTTTAAATCCAAAGTACAGAGGGTTTTTCCAAGGTGTCCGGGAGATTGTTCGGGAACAAGGTATAATCATGTAGCAAAAACTATTGTGGTTTTTATCTCGGCATAACTTAATGTGGGAACCATAAACATCCTTTGTTCTACTTGAGCCTAATAGTATAAGATAAATGTGTTTGAGAGAGATCACGGTTTGTTCCAGTGAATTATCCAGTGTTTCAGTAGACTGGCAGGTTCATTCTGGATGTCTAATTTTcactcacttttttaaaatgtgtatatataaaatgaaaattatgtAATCTTTTACAGGCTTACGTGGAACATATCAGGGGCTGACAGCAACTGTCCTCAAACAAGGTTCAAACCAGGCTATCCGTTTCTTTGTGATGACTTCCCTTCGCAATTGGTATCTAGGTAAAATGAGTCAGGCTCGCAATTGAATTGTATTGTGAGAAGTAGATagatcttatttaattttttaaacttgcttAAATGGCAGTGTTATAAAAGTTTGATCAATACTTCCTACTGTTTTGTTGACCACTTAATTGAATATGAGAATATTTATATATTCTAAATTTAAGTACAAATGCTAATGCTTTCAGAAATAATTTAGTTGAGGTATATGGTCTAATTGCTTTATCTCCTATATGTGCTTGATCAGGTGATAATCCCCACAGAAAGGTGAATCCATTTATTACAGCTGCATTTGGTGCTACTGCAGGTGCAGCCAGTGTCTTTGGCAATACTCCATTAGATGTCATCAAAACCAGGATGCAGGTAAAAATCACTACAGAAACGAACGGTCTCTCCACTCTCAGGACACTTAGTTAGCAGAGCTCTCTTCTTTCATTTAAGAAGGCAATAAGAACCCCATACGCTGCTCCTTTACAGCTAGTTTATCTGGGTTACTGTGACTCTTGAGGATTATTATTACTGTAGTTGTGGACcagtaccccattgtgctacGCACTGAACAAACACCTAACAAAGTTTGCATTTGACTTCAGATCTAACATAGTGCTCTGCTAGTGGCTGTGTCAGGTACCACGCGTCACAACTACCCTAAAGGGAGCCACATTTTTGTGAAGAAATCCTTGGATTTGCTTGGTTTCTGCTGATGTTTTAAAAGCTTAATTTCCATTTGTAAAGAAAAGGTGTATTAATGATGGTACATCATTGgatttgtctttaaaaatgaaaactaggCATAAAACTTTCAAAATTTGTGACTGGGATTTTTTTCACAGAGAAACTAATCCAAAGTGGCAGGTAGAATTTTGTGGAAATCCTGCACTTTTCTCTTCGGGCCTCCCGTGTTTTTTCCACTGTTCATATAATTTTAGCAGATGGTACTGAGACAATTTTGGGATTCTGATTGAAGGGTGGGGAGGTGATGACATCTTTCCAAAAAGCCATTTCTTAATTACAATTCATACTAGAATTCGCTAAAAGCTGAGATCTCTAATCACTCAACTCATTTCacttatatttttcatttcaggGCCTGGAAGCccataaatataaaaata
It includes:
- the LOC119844670 gene encoding tricarboxylate transport protein, mitochondrial-like isoform X1 → MREGADRAACMSAQPAVPRAVAAAAGTELTHPGKAILAGGIAGGIEVCITFPTEYVKTQLQLDERANPPRYRSIGHCVRLTIQEHGVKGLYRGLSSLLYGSIPKSAVRFGMFEFLSNIAKDSNGKLDNKRSLLCGLGAGVAEAVLVVCPMETVKVKFIHDQSSLNPKYRGFFQGVREIVREQGLRGTYQGLTATVLKQGSNQAIRFFVMTSLRNWYLGDNPHRKVNPFITAAFGATAGAASVFGNTPLDVIKTRMQGLEAHKYKNTLDCAYQILKKEGSLAFYKGTVPRLGRVCLDVAIVFVIYEEVVNVLNKVWKTA
- the LOC119844670 gene encoding tricarboxylate transport protein, mitochondrial-like isoform X2 — its product is MFEFLSNIAKDSNGKLDNKRSLLCGLGAGVAEAVLVVCPMETVKVKFIHDQSSLNPKYRGFFQGVREIVREQGLRGTYQGLTATVLKQGSNQAIRFFVMTSLRNWYLGDNPHRKVNPFITAAFGATAGAASVFGNTPLDVIKTRMQGLEAHKYKNTLDCAYQILKKEGSLAFYKGTVPRLGRVCLDVAIVFVIYEEVVNVLNKVWKTA